The Streptococcaceae bacterium ESL0729 genome has a segment encoding these proteins:
- a CDS encoding iron-siderophore ABC transporter substrate-binding protein, with amino-acid sequence MKKLFTLSALGLTILLAGCSQNKATSSSEESATSAQSQIQAKEGTITYLGQDYTLKFPTTKIVTASFESMEDAAALSVEPLGGVTVGGEMPDYLKGKLGDKMVNIGDKFGPNVEAVAALQPDLILGSTKFDKDVTNNLSKIAPTINVSHKSDDWTNNLSLMGTVSGKDELAKKLITDYQNDLESFKKDKSDLADKKILIVRIREGELCIYGPDFYYNPMLYKDLGFQIPSEVSAIKGQTTISKEQLAKIDTDIILVQFMPSENKSFPNALNDLKEDAIWNSIPAVSSKQVFYNIVDGGYQGGTYLSKEVMLKALNENKIG; translated from the coding sequence ATGAAAAAATTATTCACTCTTAGTGCCCTAGGTCTTACCATCCTTCTTGCTGGATGCAGTCAAAATAAAGCTACTTCCTCTAGTGAAGAAAGTGCCACTTCCGCACAAAGTCAAATTCAGGCCAAGGAAGGTACAATCACCTATCTGGGGCAGGACTATACCCTTAAGTTTCCAACAACAAAGATTGTAACTGCAAGCTTTGAGTCAATGGAGGATGCAGCTGCACTTTCTGTCGAACCACTTGGCGGAGTTACTGTTGGAGGAGAGATGCCTGACTACCTTAAGGGAAAATTAGGTGATAAGATGGTTAATATTGGTGACAAATTTGGACCAAATGTTGAAGCTGTAGCTGCCCTTCAACCTGATCTAATCCTTGGATCAACTAAATTTGATAAGGATGTTACAAATAATCTAAGTAAGATTGCACCAACAATCAATGTATCCCACAAGTCTGACGATTGGACCAACAACCTAAGCCTAATGGGTACAGTTTCAGGTAAGGATGAGCTGGCTAAAAAGTTAATCACAGACTACCAAAATGACCTTGAAAGTTTCAAAAAGGATAAGAGTGATTTGGCAGATAAGAAAATCTTAATTGTCCGCATTCGCGAAGGTGAACTATGTATTTACGGGCCAGATTTCTACTACAATCCAATGCTTTACAAGGACCTTGGCTTCCAAATTCCAAGTGAAGTTTCAGCCATTAAGGGACAGACAACCATCTCTAAGGAGCAGCTGGCTAAAATTGATACAGATATCATCCTGGTCCAATTTATGCCTTCAGAAAACAAGAGCTTCCCAAATGCTCTGAATGATTTAAAGGAAGATGCCATCTGGAATAGTATCCCTGCCGTTTCAAGCAAGCAGGTATTTTACAATATTGTTGACGGGGGCTACCAAGGAGGTACCTACCTAAGTAAGGAAGTTATGCTTAAGGCCCTTAATGAAAATAAAATTGGATAG
- a CDS encoding iron ABC transporter permease: MKAKYVLGSLLILALFLGLSFLSLSFEMDHTLETLQGMIFAYNPQNQNQLIILARIARLLVAFLVGASLALAGFIMQVQYQNDLADPSLMGVSDGSALAIVIGMIFFPQQAILMRIIFSILGSFMSYFFISYLYKALFWGKSRLNLPLIGIATSMLLSSLTSFLVAYFHLAQSVSSWYTSRLYRVSFFDVIYFLPVLLLALLLTIAFRRQIDIYAYGPQVTTSLGMNRKFWDKFFSLLVVILTGVSIAIVGRIAFVGLIIPHMVKLLFGRKYSQTVLFVPATGGIFLLTCDYLSRYINYPFETPIGLVLALIGVPVFLYLIRRRTS; this comes from the coding sequence ATGAAAGCCAAATATGTGCTGGGAAGTCTACTGATACTAGCTTTATTTCTAGGTCTAAGCTTCCTTTCCCTAAGCTTTGAAATGGATCATACCCTGGAAACTTTACAGGGTATGATTTTTGCCTATAACCCTCAAAACCAAAATCAGCTAATCATCCTTGCAAGGATTGCAAGATTACTTGTGGCCTTTTTGGTTGGAGCAAGTCTAGCTCTTGCTGGCTTTATCATGCAGGTTCAGTATCAAAATGATTTGGCTGATCCAAGTCTCATGGGAGTAAGTGATGGTTCAGCCCTAGCCATTGTTATCGGCATGATTTTCTTTCCCCAGCAGGCAATCTTAATGCGAATTATTTTTTCAATTTTGGGATCCTTTATGAGCTACTTTTTTATCTCCTACCTATACAAGGCTTTATTTTGGGGAAAATCAAGGCTCAATCTACCCCTAATTGGAATCGCTACAAGCATGCTCTTAAGTAGTCTGACAAGCTTTCTTGTTGCCTATTTTCACCTTGCCCAATCAGTCAGTTCCTGGTATACAAGTAGACTTTACCGGGTGTCATTTTTTGATGTCATCTACTTTTTACCAGTCCTTCTTCTAGCCTTGCTTTTAACTATTGCCTTTAGAAGGCAGATAGATATCTACGCCTACGGACCACAGGTAACCACTAGCCTGGGAATGAATAGGAAATTTTGGGACAAATTCTTCTCCTTACTTGTCGTTATTTTGACTGGGGTAAGTATTGCTATTGTTGGTCGAATTGCCTTTGTGGGGCTTATTATTCCTCATATGGTCAAACTTCTATTTGGAAGAAAATATAGTCAAACTGTACTATTCGTTCCTGCTACAGGAGGAATTTTCCTTCTAACCTGCGACTACCTGTCAAGATATATCAACTACCCCTTTGAAACTCCAATTGGCCTAGTTTTGGCCTTGATTGGAGTTCCTGTCTTTTTATACTTAATTCGAAGGAGGACTAGCTAG
- a CDS encoding iron ABC transporter permease, whose translation MKNNFPIFIVILIFFFAACYSLLSGTYPISTAKLVELLLHPGADNQAGLILWQFRIPRFILGALAGASLALAGYILQTITRNPIADSGLLGVSSGASFGSVFYYFLIGSYLTNIKQIQSLSLILFGLAGALLALLLNFLLSFSFGGISMPRFILNGIALNTGFSALTAYFSLKINSDDYTRINNWLEGSISQGNWPLIRQVAPLVIILIPLLLTFEGQLRLLRYSDLQLKNIGFKMGYWRIFFVLLAAALVCSSVLIAGNVAFVGLLVPHLTAKFFKGHSKLLLVGITINGGSLLVICDTFAKTAFTPNELPLNAMMGLLGIPYILITFIQKNRQK comes from the coding sequence ATGAAAAACAATTTCCCTATATTTATCGTCATCCTCATCTTCTTTTTTGCCGCTTGCTACTCTCTTCTCTCGGGTACCTACCCCATTAGTACTGCAAAATTAGTTGAACTTTTACTTCATCCAGGAGCAGATAATCAGGCTGGACTCATCCTTTGGCAGTTTAGGATTCCAAGATTTATACTGGGAGCCCTGGCAGGAGCAAGTCTTGCCCTTGCTGGATATATCTTACAGACAATTACCCGAAATCCCATAGCAGATTCTGGACTTCTGGGCGTGAGCTCTGGAGCATCATTTGGAAGTGTTTTCTATTATTTTTTAATTGGAAGCTACCTGACAAATATCAAACAAATCCAGTCCCTGTCTCTAATTTTATTCGGTTTGGCTGGAGCTCTTCTGGCACTTCTTTTAAACTTCCTTCTCTCCTTTAGCTTTGGAGGAATAAGCATGCCAAGATTTATTCTAAACGGCATTGCCCTCAATACTGGATTTTCTGCCCTAACCGCATACTTTTCCCTAAAAATTAACAGCGATGACTACACAAGGATAAATAATTGGTTGGAAGGGTCTATCAGTCAAGGAAATTGGCCCCTCATTAGGCAAGTGGCCCCCCTTGTCATTATTCTCATTCCTCTTCTGCTAACTTTTGAGGGACAACTAAGACTTCTTAGATATTCTGATTTACAGCTTAAAAATATTGGCTTTAAGATGGGCTACTGGAGAATCTTCTTTGTCCTCCTCGCAGCGGCCTTGGTCTGCTCAAGTGTTCTCATCGCAGGAAATGTAGCCTTTGTGGGATTACTTGTCCCCCACCTGACTGCTAAATTTTTTAAGGGTCATTCAAAACTTTTACTTGTAGGAATCACCATCAATGGTGGGAGCCTACTTGTTATCTGCGACACCTTCGCCAAAACAGCCTTTACCCCCAATGAGTTACCCCTAAATGCCATGATGGGCCTTCTTGGAATTCCCTATATCCTTATCACGTTCATCCAAAAAAACAGACAAAAATAA
- a CDS encoding alpha/beta hydrolase-fold protein, giving the protein MKVSYKKVGKYYLDIYLPEDHDSKEAIPLLYVLDGDAFAASLAQAVKLQARNAQKTGVVTMIVVGISYHAASPFNKEERFKDFTPPRIHPMNPKDKRFDMPQGGEIDTFFKSLKTIHKELTRELARDFILNQEKIGLFGHSLGGLCVLEALLRPDLAFINTFLALSPSLWWDREAYYERLKEYEHKSSNHQKKRVIITVGGLEGEMVTLAQRAFDSFKNSTVVNSCDYYQAPDENHMSVVFTVMSRCLRWLSNTPIKIEKRS; this is encoded by the coding sequence TTGAAAGTAAGCTATAAAAAAGTAGGTAAGTACTACCTTGATATCTATCTACCAGAAGATCATGACTCAAAAGAAGCCATCCCCCTCCTTTATGTTTTAGACGGGGATGCCTTTGCTGCAAGTCTAGCTCAAGCTGTAAAACTACAGGCACGGAACGCACAAAAAACAGGGGTTGTTACCATGATTGTTGTTGGTATCTCCTACCATGCAGCTAGCCCCTTTAACAAGGAAGAAAGATTCAAGGATTTCACTCCCCCCAGGATACACCCAATGAATCCAAAAGACAAAAGATTTGATATGCCTCAAGGTGGCGAAATAGATACCTTCTTTAAGAGCCTTAAAACAATCCACAAAGAATTGACAAGGGAGCTGGCAAGGGATTTTATTCTCAATCAAGAAAAAATTGGCCTCTTTGGTCATTCCTTGGGCGGACTTTGTGTCCTTGAAGCCCTTTTAAGACCTGACCTAGCCTTCATCAACACCTTTTTGGCACTTAGTCCTTCTCTATGGTGGGATAGGGAAGCCTACTATGAACGGCTAAAAGAATATGAACACAAAAGTTCCAACCACCAAAAGAAGAGAGTAATCATCACTGTAGGTGGCCTGGAAGGCGAGATGGTAACCTTGGCTCAGCGGGCATTTGATTCTTTTAAAAATTCAACTGTTGTCAACTCTTGTGACTATTATCAAGCTCCTGATGAAAATCATATGTCAGTTGTTTTTACAGTCATGAGCCGCTGCTTAAGATGGCTTTCAAATACACCCATTAAAATTGAAAAGAGGAGTTAA
- a CDS encoding ABC transporter ATP-binding protein, which produces MKDDILRAQNIDLSYQKKKIISSLNVNFFKNKITVIIGQNGCGKSTLLKGLGRIIEHDQGAIYLNDKNLKSMPTKEIARVLAFLSQESSQPEEVTVRELVAVGRYPHQGIFQKRSSQDEEIIDQVLSDTGLIELAHENINFLSGGQKQRVSIAMALAQKTPLILLDEPTTYLDMGHQIELLNLIQNLKEKNNLTVIMVLHDLNLAARYGDHLIGMKDGRIIYEGEPRQVMTEDILKDLFNVKVYLGQDPVDGRPICLRFEQIYD; this is translated from the coding sequence TTGAAAGACGATATTTTACGAGCTCAAAATATTGATTTGAGCTACCAAAAAAAGAAAATCATCAGCTCCCTCAATGTGAATTTTTTTAAAAATAAGATAACTGTCATCATTGGCCAAAATGGTTGTGGCAAATCAACACTTTTAAAGGGACTAGGACGGATTATAGAGCATGACCAGGGAGCTATTTACCTCAATGATAAAAATTTAAAATCCATGCCTACCAAGGAAATAGCTAGAGTTCTAGCCTTTTTATCCCAGGAAAGCAGCCAGCCTGAAGAAGTTACAGTTAGGGAGCTTGTAGCTGTTGGACGCTATCCTCACCAGGGAATTTTTCAAAAAAGGAGCTCGCAAGATGAGGAGATAATTGATCAAGTCTTATCTGATACTGGTCTTATCGAACTTGCCCATGAAAATATCAACTTTCTATCAGGAGGACAAAAGCAAAGGGTCTCTATTGCCATGGCCCTTGCCCAAAAAACACCTCTCATCCTCCTTGATGAACCAACCACTTATCTTGATATGGGACATCAAATTGAACTTTTAAATTTAATCCAAAATTTAAAGGAGAAAAATAATTTAACTGTCATTATGGTTCTTCATGACTTAAATCTAGCTGCCCGGTACGGAGACCATTTGATTGGTATGAAAGATGGAAGAATTATATATGAAGGTGAACCTAGGCAAGTAATGACCGAGGATATTTTAAAGGATTTATTCAATGTTAAGGTCTATCTGGGTCAAGATCCAGTTGATGGAAGGCCAATCTGCTTAAGATTTGAGCAAATCTATGATTGA
- the eno gene encoding phosphopyruvate hydratase: MSLITDVYAREVLDSRGNPTLEVEIYTESGAFGRGMVPSGASTGEHEAVELRDGDKSRYNGLGTQKAVDNVNNVIADAIIGMDVRDQLGIDRAMIALDGTPNKGKLGANAILGVSIAAARAAADYLEVPLYNYLGGFNAKVLPTPMMNIINGGSHSDAPIAFQEFMIIPAGAPTFKEALRYGAEIFHALKKILKDRGLETAVGDEGGFAPKFEGTEDGVETILKAIEAAGYVPGKDVFIGFDCASSEFYENGVYDYSKFEGEGGAKRTAAEQVDYLEELVNKYPIITIEDGMDENDWDGWKVLTERLGERVQLVGDDLFVTNTDYLARGIKEDVANSILIKVNQIGTLTETFEAIEMAKEAGYTAVVSHRSGETEDSTISDIAVATNAGQIKTGSLSRTDRIAKYNQLLRIEDQLGEAAIYGGLASFYNLKNK; the protein is encoded by the coding sequence ATTTACACTGAATCAGGTGCTTTCGGTCGTGGTATGGTTCCTTCAGGAGCTTCTACTGGTGAACACGAAGCAGTTGAACTTCGTGATGGAGATAAATCTCGCTACAACGGTCTTGGAACTCAAAAAGCTGTTGACAACGTAAACAATGTTATTGCTGATGCTATCATCGGAATGGACGTTCGTGACCAACTTGGAATCGACCGTGCTATGATCGCTCTTGATGGTACTCCAAACAAAGGTAAACTAGGAGCTAACGCTATTCTTGGTGTTTCTATCGCTGCTGCTCGTGCTGCTGCTGACTACCTAGAAGTTCCTCTTTACAACTACCTTGGCGGATTCAACGCTAAAGTTCTTCCAACTCCAATGATGAACATCATCAACGGTGGATCTCACTCTGATGCTCCAATCGCATTCCAAGAGTTCATGATCATCCCTGCTGGAGCTCCAACTTTCAAAGAAGCTCTACGTTACGGTGCTGAAATCTTCCATGCTCTTAAGAAAATCCTTAAAGACCGTGGTCTTGAAACAGCTGTTGGTGACGAAGGTGGATTCGCTCCTAAGTTTGAAGGAACTGAAGACGGTGTTGAAACTATCCTTAAAGCTATCGAAGCTGCTGGTTATGTACCAGGTAAAGACGTATTCATCGGATTTGACTGTGCATCATCAGAATTCTACGAAAATGGAGTTTATGACTACTCTAAATTCGAAGGTGAAGGTGGAGCTAAACGTACTGCTGCTGAGCAAGTTGACTACCTTGAAGAACTTGTTAACAAATACCCAATCATCACTATCGAAGATGGTATGGATGAAAACGACTGGGATGGATGGAAAGTTCTTACTGAACGTCTAGGCGAACGTGTACAACTTGTTGGTGACGACCTATTCGTTACAAACACTGACTACCTAGCTCGTGGTATCAAAGAAGACGTTGCGAACTCAATCCTTATCAAAGTTAACCAAATCGGTACTCTTACTGAAACTTTCGAAGCTATCGAAATGGCTAAAGAAGCTGGTTACACTGCAGTTGTATCTCACCGTTCAGGTGAAACAGAAGATTCAACAATCTCTGATATCGCTGTTGCAACTAACGCTGGACAAATCAAAACTGGTTCACTTAGCCGTACTGACCGTATTGCTAAATACAACCAACTTCTTCGTATCGAAGATCAACTTGGTGAAGCTGCTATCTACGGTGGACTTGCAAGCTTCTACAACCTTAAAAACAAATAA